The Streptomyces achromogenes genome window below encodes:
- a CDS encoding LacI family DNA-binding transcriptional regulator, which translates to MGRRRPDTPTLEEVAAHAGVGRGTVSRVINNAAGVKDSTRRSVQQAIAELGYVPNLAARSLAGRRTDAVALVLTEPDWRVFAEPFFSEIVRSLGDALTDTGMQLMLTLVRSDDERQRFLEYARGGRVDGVLLMSVHEGDRLPDMLAEARLPTVMLGRRSGDEYVSYVDADNVGGARSAVSHLLSQGRTAIATVTGPLDMYVARCRLRGYRDALALAGLNSDPSLVAESDFTEDSGRRAMAHLLERHPQIDGVLAASDTTAAGALRALRAAGRRVPEDVAVIGFDDFPLAERTEPPLTTVRQPLEEMGRAMIRLLLEDMEEPSVAYRHVILRTELVVRESA; encoded by the coding sequence ATGGGCAGGCGACGGCCCGACACGCCGACGCTGGAAGAGGTGGCCGCTCACGCCGGGGTGGGGCGGGGCACCGTCTCCCGCGTCATCAACAACGCGGCCGGCGTGAAGGACTCGACGCGCCGATCCGTGCAGCAGGCCATCGCGGAACTGGGGTACGTCCCCAATCTCGCGGCCCGCTCCCTGGCCGGACGGCGCACCGATGCCGTCGCTCTCGTGCTGACCGAGCCCGACTGGCGGGTGTTCGCGGAGCCGTTCTTCTCGGAGATCGTCCGTTCGCTCGGCGACGCGCTGACCGACACCGGGATGCAGCTGATGCTGACCCTGGTCCGGTCGGACGACGAGAGGCAGCGCTTCCTCGAGTACGCGCGCGGCGGCCGGGTCGACGGAGTCCTGCTGATGTCCGTGCACGAGGGAGATCGGCTGCCGGACATGCTCGCCGAGGCGCGGCTGCCGACCGTGATGCTGGGGCGTCGCTCGGGCGACGAGTACGTCAGCTACGTGGACGCGGACAACGTGGGCGGTGCGCGCAGTGCCGTCTCCCACCTGCTGTCACAGGGCCGCACGGCGATCGCCACCGTGACGGGGCCGCTGGACATGTACGTCGCCCGGTGCCGGCTGCGCGGCTACCGGGACGCTCTGGCGCTGGCCGGCCTGAACAGCGACCCTTCCCTGGTCGCCGAGAGCGACTTCACGGAGGACAGCGGGCGTCGCGCCATGGCCCACCTGCTCGAGAGGCACCCGCAGATCGACGGCGTCCTCGCCGCCTCGGACACCACGGCCGCCGGGGCGCTGCGGGCGCTGAGAGCCGCGGGGCGGCGCGTGCCGGAGGACGTAGCCGTGATCGGTTTCGACGACTTTCCGCTGGCCGAGCGCACCGAGCCACCCCTGACCACGGTGCGTCAGCCGCTGGAGGAGATGGGCCGGGCCATGATCCGACTCCTGCTGGAGGACATGGAGGAGCCGTCGGTGGCCTACCGCCATGTCATCCTGCGGACGGAGCTGGTGGTCCGGGAATCAGCCTGA
- a CDS encoding extracellular catalytic domain type 1 short-chain-length polyhydroxyalkanoate depolymerase: MIDRVNSLGRALRPLLGALLLLLTAAVLTAPAAAVLTAPAASAAPRAAAPVPAATLTEVTGFGANPSNLQMYVYAPANVTAHPAVLVAVHWCGGSGPAMHSGTEYAQLADRYGFVIVYPSVTRSSKCFDVSSPQALRRGGGSDPVGVKSMIDWVTAAYAADTARVYATGISSGAMMTNVLLGDYPDVFAAGSAFSGVPFGCFATADGSEWNSACSGGTVVHTAQEWGDLVRGAYPGYTGTRPRMQVWHGTEDDVLRYPNFGEEIKQWTNVRGVSQTPAATDSPASGWTRTRYGGTGDQAPVEAVSLQGVGHNLYAWGMAARVLTFFGLDSAGPTPQPQPTGCKVTATTSAWNTGLTASVTLTNTGSGAIDGWRLGFTLPSGQTITNGWGATYAPVSGAVTATNATYNGTLAAGASVTVGYQANHTGNSAAPGTFTLNGTTCTRS; encoded by the coding sequence ATGATCGATCGGGTCAACTCCCTCGGCAGGGCGCTGCGCCCCCTGTTAGGCGCCCTCCTGCTCCTGCTCACGGCCGCCGTCCTCACCGCTCCCGCGGCCGCCGTCCTCACCGCTCCCGCGGCCTCCGCCGCGCCGCGTGCCGCCGCGCCGGTGCCGGCCGCCACACTGACCGAGGTCACCGGCTTCGGCGCCAACCCCAGCAATCTCCAGATGTACGTCTACGCACCGGCGAACGTCACCGCGCACCCGGCCGTGCTCGTCGCGGTGCACTGGTGCGGAGGGTCCGGACCCGCGATGCACTCCGGCACCGAGTACGCCCAACTGGCCGACCGGTACGGGTTCGTGATCGTGTACCCGTCCGTCACCCGCAGCAGCAAGTGTTTCGACGTCTCCTCGCCCCAGGCGCTCAGGCGTGGCGGCGGCAGCGACCCCGTCGGCGTCAAGTCGATGATCGACTGGGTGACCGCCGCGTACGCGGCCGACACCGCCCGCGTCTACGCCACCGGCATCTCCTCCGGGGCGATGATGACCAATGTCCTGCTCGGCGACTACCCGGACGTGTTCGCCGCCGGGTCCGCCTTCTCCGGCGTCCCCTTCGGCTGCTTCGCCACGGCCGACGGCTCCGAGTGGAACAGCGCCTGCTCCGGCGGCACCGTCGTCCACACCGCGCAGGAGTGGGGCGACCTCGTGCGAGGGGCCTATCCCGGCTACACCGGGACCCGGCCGCGCATGCAGGTGTGGCACGGCACCGAGGACGACGTGCTGCGCTACCCCAACTTCGGCGAGGAGATCAAGCAGTGGACCAACGTCCGGGGCGTGAGCCAGACCCCGGCCGCCACCGACTCGCCCGCCTCCGGCTGGACCCGCACCCGCTACGGCGGCACCGGTGACCAGGCCCCGGTCGAGGCCGTCAGTCTGCAGGGGGTCGGGCACAACCTGTACGCCTGGGGCATGGCCGCCCGCGTCCTGACCTTCTTCGGCCTGGACTCCGCGGGGCCCACCCCGCAGCCGCAGCCCACCGGCTGCAAGGTGACCGCGACGACCAGCGCCTGGAACACCGGTCTGACCGCCTCCGTGACCCTCACCAACACCGGGTCGGGTGCGATCGACGGCTGGCGGCTCGGTTTCACGCTGCCCTCCGGCCAGACCATCACCAACGGCTGGGGCGCCACGTACGCGCCGGTCTCCGGAGCGGTCACGGCCACGAACGCCACCTACAACGGCACCCTCGCGGCCGGTGCGAGCGTCACCGTCGGCTACCAGGCCAACCACACCGGGAACAGTGCGGCGCCAGGCACTTTCACGCTCAACGGCACTACCTGCACGCGGAGTTGA
- a CDS encoding WD40/YVTN/BNR-like repeat-containing protein produces MAGCRLAGVWDEGVEDAAEVIGMTEVLLAVGTRKGLFVGRRRGGTWEFDEAPYFNAQAIYSVALDTRGDRPRLLAGGDSAHWGPSVFHSDDLGRTWTEPAAPAVRFPQDTGASLERVWQLHPAVAEPDVVYAGTEPAALYRSEDRGESFELVRPLWEHPTRSRWVPGGGGEGLHTILTDRRDPRSVTVAVSTAGVFRTADGGANWAPANSGVSAVFLPDPNPEFGQCVHKVARDAANPDRLYLQNHWGVYRSDDAGGQWTDIGPGLPSTFGFAVAAHPTRGDTAYVFPINADADRVPADRRCRVFRTADAGKSWEPLSAGLPQEDHYGTVLRDALCTDDVAERAGVYFGNRNGEVFASADDGDSWEQVASHLPDVLCVRAAVIG; encoded by the coding sequence GTGGCGGGGTGCAGACTGGCCGGTGTCTGGGACGAAGGCGTCGAAGACGCAGCGGAGGTGATCGGCATGACCGAGGTACTGCTCGCCGTGGGCACGCGCAAAGGCCTGTTCGTCGGGCGTCGGCGTGGTGGCACGTGGGAGTTCGACGAAGCCCCCTATTTCAACGCACAGGCGATCTACTCGGTCGCCCTCGACACCCGCGGCGACCGCCCGCGGCTGCTCGCCGGCGGCGACAGCGCGCACTGGGGGCCGTCGGTGTTCCACTCCGACGACCTCGGGCGGACGTGGACCGAACCGGCCGCGCCGGCCGTCAGGTTCCCTCAGGACACCGGCGCCTCGCTGGAGCGGGTGTGGCAGCTGCACCCGGCCGTGGCCGAGCCGGACGTGGTCTACGCGGGCACCGAGCCTGCGGCGCTCTACCGCTCGGAGGACCGCGGCGAGAGCTTCGAGCTGGTCCGCCCCCTGTGGGAACACCCGACACGCTCCCGGTGGGTGCCGGGCGGCGGCGGGGAAGGGCTGCACACGATCCTCACCGACCGGCGCGACCCGCGATCGGTGACCGTGGCCGTGTCGACGGCCGGCGTGTTCCGCACGGCCGACGGCGGGGCGAACTGGGCACCCGCCAACTCGGGTGTCTCCGCGGTGTTCCTGCCCGACCCGAATCCGGAGTTCGGCCAGTGCGTGCACAAGGTGGCGAGGGACGCGGCGAACCCGGACCGTCTCTACCTCCAGAACCACTGGGGGGTGTACCGGAGCGACGACGCGGGCGGGCAGTGGACCGATATCGGCCCCGGCCTGCCTTCCACCTTCGGCTTCGCCGTCGCCGCGCACCCGACCCGCGGGGACACGGCGTACGTGTTCCCGATCAACGCCGACGCCGACCGGGTGCCCGCCGACCGCCGATGCCGGGTCTTCCGCACCGCGGACGCGGGCAAGAGCTGGGAGCCGCTCTCCGCGGGGCTGCCGCAGGAGGACCACTACGGAACGGTCCTGCGGGACGCGCTGTGCACCGACGACGTCGCGGAGCGGGCCGGCGTGTACTTCGGCAACCGCAACGGCGAGGTGTTCGCGTCGGCGGACGACGGGGACAGCTGGGAGCAGGTGGCCTCGCACCTGCCGGACGTGCTGTGCGTACGAGCCGCGGTGATCGGATGA
- a CDS encoding PaaX family transcriptional regulator C-terminal domain-containing protein, translating to MRSNVSAQSGEVEVDLPPLSARSVVLSLLLGSHPPELPAKDLVRGVEPFGVGGSTVRAALSRMVAAGDLRRTDGVYRLSDRLLERRRRQDDALHPDTRAWDGDWEMAVITATGRGPAERAELRTRLSALRLAELREGVWLRPANLSRSWPVEPDAVLQHFVTRPATPARDLAARLWPLGAWSRTARGLLARVERARTPADRFTALAAVVRHLLADPVLPAALLPADWPGQVLRTAYERYRREIAATASGPGG from the coding sequence ATGCGGAGCAACGTGTCGGCGCAGTCCGGTGAGGTCGAGGTCGACCTGCCCCCGCTGTCCGCGCGGTCGGTGGTCCTGAGCCTGCTGCTGGGCTCGCACCCGCCCGAACTTCCCGCGAAGGATCTGGTGCGCGGGGTGGAGCCGTTCGGCGTCGGCGGCTCGACGGTGCGGGCGGCGCTGAGCCGGATGGTCGCCGCGGGCGATCTGCGCCGGACGGACGGCGTCTACCGTCTGAGCGACCGGCTGCTGGAGCGTCGACGACGCCAGGACGACGCCCTGCACCCGGACACGCGCGCGTGGGACGGCGACTGGGAGATGGCCGTGATCACCGCGACCGGCCGCGGCCCGGCGGAACGCGCCGAACTGCGCACCCGGCTGAGCGCCCTGCGGCTCGCCGAGCTCCGCGAGGGCGTCTGGCTGCGCCCGGCGAATCTGAGCCGGTCCTGGCCTGTGGAGCCGGACGCGGTCCTGCAGCACTTCGTCACCCGGCCCGCGACGCCCGCCCGCGACCTCGCCGCGCGTCTGTGGCCGCTCGGTGCGTGGTCGCGGACGGCCCGGGGACTGCTGGCCCGTGTCGAGCGGGCGCGAACGCCCGCCGACCGGTTCACGGCGCTCGCGGCGGTGGTACGGCATCTGCTGGCCGACCCGGTGCTGCCCGCCGCGCTCCTGCCCGCCGACTGGCCGGGTCAGGTCCTGCGCACCGCCTACGAGCGGTACCGGCGTGAGATCGCCGCCACGGCGTCCGGGCCGGGCGGGTAG
- a CDS encoding uracil-DNA glycosylase yields the protein MAPRPLYELVEAGWAKALEPAAERIAAMGDFLRAEIAAGRTYLPSGANVLRAFQQPFDDVRVLIVGQDPYPTPGMAIGLSFAVSPEVRSLPGSLENIFRELHSDLDLPRPSNGDLTPWTEQGVLLLNRALTTAPRKPAAHRGKGWEEVTEQAIRALAGRGKPLVSILWGRDARNLRPLLGDLPAIESAHPSPMSADRGFFGSRPFSRANDLLLRQGAQPVDWRLP from the coding sequence GTGGCACCACGACCTCTGTATGAACTTGTCGAAGCGGGCTGGGCTAAGGCTCTTGAACCGGCGGCCGAACGCATCGCGGCCATGGGGGACTTCCTGCGGGCCGAGATAGCGGCCGGCCGGACCTATCTGCCGTCCGGGGCGAACGTCCTGCGGGCCTTCCAGCAGCCTTTCGACGACGTCCGCGTCCTGATCGTCGGCCAGGATCCCTACCCGACGCCGGGAATGGCGATCGGGCTGAGTTTCGCGGTCTCGCCGGAAGTGCGGTCGTTGCCGGGGAGTCTGGAGAACATCTTCCGGGAACTGCACTCCGACCTCGACCTGCCCAGGCCGTCGAACGGCGATCTGACGCCCTGGACCGAGCAGGGTGTGCTGCTGCTCAACCGGGCGTTGACCACGGCTCCGCGCAAACCGGCGGCGCACCGCGGCAAGGGCTGGGAAGAGGTCACCGAGCAGGCGATCAGGGCGTTGGCCGGGCGCGGCAAGCCGCTGGTGTCCATCCTGTGGGGGCGGGACGCCCGCAACCTGCGACCGCTGCTGGGCGACCTTCCGGCGATCGAGTCCGCTCACCCCTCCCCGATGTCCGCGGACCGCGGCTTCTTCGGCTCACGACCGTTCAGCAGGGCCAACGACCTGCTGCTGCGGCAGGGCGCCCAGCCCGTGGACTGGCGACTGCCGTAG
- a CDS encoding Rv1733c family protein, whose translation MAFRGPKVWLWRWRRNPLKRRADMVESWVVLGVWALTVLAGVLAGWATAGSVEDGLARERVEWRPLMGRLTDRAPGKPAANGSASGDRVWAKAGWTGPDGSAHTGQVRVGPGSAAGTPVTVWTDPRGRLVTEPVGAAQARLRASLVGGVAGLGVALLPFAGGRVLRGRLERRRVAQWDVDWARFDALRGRPAA comes from the coding sequence ATGGCGTTCCGTGGTCCGAAGGTGTGGCTGTGGCGCTGGCGGCGCAACCCGCTCAAGCGCCGCGCCGACATGGTGGAGTCCTGGGTCGTGCTCGGTGTGTGGGCGCTGACCGTACTCGCCGGGGTGCTGGCGGGATGGGCGACGGCGGGGTCCGTCGAGGACGGTCTAGCGCGTGAGCGCGTCGAGTGGCGGCCGCTGATGGGCCGTCTGACCGACCGGGCTCCCGGCAAGCCCGCCGCGAACGGCTCCGCCAGCGGCGACCGCGTGTGGGCGAAGGCGGGCTGGACGGGGCCGGACGGCTCCGCGCACACCGGCCAGGTCAGGGTCGGACCGGGGAGTGCCGCCGGCACGCCCGTCACGGTCTGGACGGACCCGCGGGGCCGTCTGGTGACCGAACCCGTCGGCGCCGCCCAGGCCAGACTGCGCGCGTCACTCGTCGGCGGTGTGGCGGGCCTCGGCGTGGCGCTGCTGCCCTTCGCGGGCGGCCGCGTCCTGCGCGGTCGTCTGGAACGCCGCCGAGTCGCCCAGTGGGACGTCGACTGGGCCCGCTTCGACGCGCTGCGGGGCCGTCCGGCGGCTTGA
- a CDS encoding GH12 family glycosyl hydrolase domain-containing protein, which produces MQPSPLQARRVRALFGALFTSLAALAALLTGASTSHADTTICETFGSTTIKGRYVVQNNRWGTSAPQCITVTDSGFRIAQADGSVPTNGAPKSYPSVYNGCHYTNCSPGTNLPARLSAISGAPTSISYGYVSGAVYDAAYDIWLDPTPRTDGVNRTEIMIWFNRVGAVQPVGSPVGSATVAGRQWQVWSGNNGTNDVLSFVAPSAIDSWSFDVMDFARNAVSRGLAEKDWYLTSIQAGFEPWQNGAGLAVTSFSSTVNLGGGTPGDPGGPSGPAACRVAYSTSVWQGGFTADVAVANTGSSPVNGWNLAFTLPSGQQITHAWNAGISPSSGAVTAANAAHNANIAPGGQVSFGFQASYGGGFVKPAAFSLNGTACTTA; this is translated from the coding sequence ATGCAACCGTCACCTCTCCAAGCCCGCAGGGTGCGCGCTCTGTTCGGCGCGCTGTTCACCTCACTCGCCGCGCTGGCCGCACTTCTCACCGGCGCCTCGACGTCCCACGCCGACACGACGATCTGCGAGACGTTCGGCTCCACCACGATCAAGGGCCGTTACGTCGTTCAGAACAACCGCTGGGGCACCAGTGCGCCGCAGTGCATCACCGTCACGGACTCGGGCTTCCGGATCGCCCAGGCCGACGGCTCCGTCCCCACGAACGGCGCCCCGAAGTCCTACCCGTCCGTGTACAACGGCTGCCACTACACCAACTGTTCGCCCGGCACGAACCTCCCCGCCCGGCTCAGCGCCATCTCCGGGGCCCCCACGAGCATCTCCTACGGCTACGTGAGCGGTGCGGTCTACGACGCCGCCTACGACATCTGGCTGGACCCGACGCCCCGCACCGACGGTGTGAACCGCACCGAGATCATGATCTGGTTCAACCGCGTGGGGGCGGTGCAGCCGGTGGGCTCGCCGGTCGGCTCGGCCACCGTCGCCGGACGCCAGTGGCAGGTGTGGTCCGGCAACAACGGCACCAACGACGTCCTGTCCTTCGTGGCGCCGTCGGCGATCGACAGCTGGAGCTTCGACGTGATGGACTTCGCCCGCAACGCCGTCTCCCGCGGACTCGCAGAGAAAGACTGGTATCTGACGAGCATTCAGGCCGGCTTCGAGCCGTGGCAGAACGGCGCGGGACTGGCGGTGACGTCGTTCTCCTCCACCGTGAACCTCGGCGGCGGCACCCCCGGCGACCCGGGCGGCCCCAGCGGTCCCGCGGCGTGCAGGGTGGCCTACAGCACGAGTGTGTGGCAGGGCGGCTTCACCGCCGACGTCGCGGTGGCCAATACGGGTTCGTCCCCGGTGAACGGCTGGAATCTCGCCTTCACGTTGCCCTCCGGGCAGCAGATCACCCACGCGTGGAACGCCGGCATCTCGCCTTCTTCGGGAGCGGTGACGGCCGCCAACGCGGCACACAACGCGAACATCGCGCCGGGCGGTCAGGTGTCGTTCGGATTCCAGGCCTCCTACGGCGGCGGCTTCGTCAAGCCGGCCGCCTTCAGCCTCAACGGCACCGCCTGCACCACCGCCTGA
- a CDS encoding N-acetylglucosamine kinase — MTSGTGRSGTSGAGAYAVTGILAVDSGGSGLRVALGSAGRGALGRRSSPVPVRTGARGIDPVHLMEQLVPLVRALAAETGAPPPTTAVVGAAGLATLGDALRAELPSALAREFGVRTTALAADAVTAYAGALGARPGAVVAAGTGLIAVGMDLRAWRRADGWGHLLGDCGGGAWIGRAGLEAALRAHDGRPGGSAALLARAEQRFGPLAALPGQLYPRPDRPAVLASFAPAVAECAQDDPVAGGILRAAARHVAESVAAVCPPGGEPRIALTGGLFALGDPLLVPLEDDLARRLPHALRTPAEGDALDGAVRIAAGLAAGALGLPHEETLLSVMPSG, encoded by the coding sequence GTGACCTCCGGCACCGGGCGGAGCGGGACCTCGGGCGCGGGCGCCTACGCCGTCACGGGCATCCTCGCCGTGGATTCAGGCGGTTCGGGACTGCGGGTCGCTCTGGGATCGGCCGGGCGGGGTGCTCTGGGCCGGCGTTCGTCCCCGGTGCCCGTGCGCACCGGGGCGCGGGGCATCGACCCGGTGCATCTGATGGAACAACTGGTCCCCCTGGTCAGGGCGTTGGCGGCCGAGACCGGAGCGCCGCCGCCGACCACGGCGGTCGTCGGCGCGGCGGGCCTCGCCACCCTGGGCGACGCGCTGCGCGCCGAACTCCCGTCCGCCCTGGCGCGGGAGTTCGGCGTCCGCACGACCGCCCTCGCCGCCGACGCCGTCACGGCCTACGCCGGGGCGCTGGGGGCGCGGCCGGGAGCGGTGGTGGCCGCGGGCACCGGTCTGATCGCGGTCGGCATGGATCTGAGGGCCTGGCGGCGGGCGGACGGCTGGGGACATCTGCTGGGCGACTGCGGTGGGGGCGCCTGGATCGGCCGGGCGGGGCTCGAGGCCGCGCTGCGCGCCCACGACGGACGCCCCGGCGGATCCGCGGCGCTGCTGGCCCGCGCCGAGCAGCGGTTCGGGCCGCTGGCCGCACTGCCCGGGCAGCTGTATCCACGCCCCGACCGCCCGGCCGTCCTCGCCTCGTTCGCGCCGGCGGTGGCCGAGTGCGCGCAGGACGACCCGGTGGCGGGCGGCATCCTGCGGGCGGCGGCCCGGCACGTCGCGGAGTCGGTCGCCGCGGTGTGCCCGCCGGGGGGTGAGCCCCGGATCGCACTGACCGGGGGCCTGTTCGCACTGGGCGACCCCCTCCTCGTCCCCCTGGAGGACGACCTGGCGAGACGGCTGCCGCACGCCCTGCGGACGCCCGCCGAGGGCGATGCGCTGGACGGCGCCGTACGCATCGCCGCCGGCCTGGCGGCGGGCGCCCTGGGGTTGCCGCATGAGGAGACGCTGCTGTCGGTGATGCCGTCCGGGTAA
- a CDS encoding pectate lyase, which yields MTSPVTPAPLRARGRALAGGLAAIGLTVGMIMTSGALTPAAAATWPTPTSSKPVTATISVSGTKDYGMQRLYGSGDLGSGGQNEDQDPILELKPGAVLKNVIIGAPAADGIHCLGSCTLQNVWWEDVGEDAATFLGSSSSNVYTVSGGGAKEASDKVFQFNGGGTLNVSNFAVKNFGTFVRSCGNCKSGQYKRTINLNTIEATYKGNKLVGINTNYGDSATLRKITIVGDSSKKITPCQKYIGNNTGKEPTTNGSNADGTYCKYSSSDITYR from the coding sequence ATGACTTCACCGGTAACTCCCGCACCACTTCGGGCCCGCGGGCGCGCACTCGCCGGAGGGCTGGCCGCCATCGGCCTTACGGTTGGCATGATCATGACTAGCGGGGCACTCACCCCCGCGGCCGCCGCCACCTGGCCCACCCCCACCAGCAGCAAGCCGGTGACCGCCACCATCTCGGTCTCCGGCACCAAGGACTACGGGATGCAGCGCCTCTACGGCAGCGGCGACCTCGGCAGCGGCGGCCAGAACGAGGACCAGGACCCGATCCTGGAGCTCAAGCCCGGCGCCGTCCTGAAGAACGTCATCATCGGCGCGCCCGCCGCCGACGGCATCCACTGCCTCGGCAGCTGCACCCTGCAGAACGTCTGGTGGGAGGACGTCGGCGAGGACGCGGCGACCTTCCTCGGCTCCTCGTCGTCCAACGTCTACACCGTCTCCGGCGGTGGGGCGAAGGAAGCCAGCGACAAGGTGTTCCAGTTCAACGGCGGCGGCACGCTGAACGTCTCCAACTTCGCCGTGAAGAACTTCGGGACCTTCGTGCGCAGTTGCGGCAACTGCAAGAGCGGCCAGTACAAGCGCACGATCAACCTCAACACCATCGAGGCGACGTACAAGGGCAACAAGCTCGTCGGCATCAACACCAACTACGGCGACAGCGCCACGCTCAGGAAGATCACCATCGTCGGGGACAGCAGCAAGAAGATCACTCCCTGCCAGAAGTACATCGGCAACAACACCGGCAAGGAGCCGACCACCAACGGCAGCAACGCGGACGGGACGTACTGCAAGTACTCGTCCTCCGACATCACCTACAGGTGA
- a CDS encoding acyl-CoA dehydrogenase family protein, which produces MSQTLAQSQSNQSQSQSQDREQDQDRDQDRTEPQSPSQSQSPSQSSARPSSVSSQVTHDVTNQPPPLAPYDAAEDAALLEGLRREGAGWAEADVRRIGLLAGGVEAQEWGELANRHEPVLRTHDRYGHRVDEVDFHPSWHELMRVAVAEGLAGAPWADDRPGAHVARTAGGLAWGHTDAGHGCPTSMTYAAVPALRRRPELAAVYEPLLTGRAYDPGLRPPAEKRGLLAGMGMTEKQGGSDVRTNTTAATPTAEPGLYTLRGHKWFTSAPMCDLFLVLAQAPGGLSCFLVPRVLPDGTRNTFRVQRLKEKLGNRSNASSEPEFDGTVAWLVGPEGQGVKTIIEMVNCTRLDCVMMSATLMRKTLVEAGHHVRHRSAFGARLLDQPLMRNVLADLALESEAATTLTLRLAGAADRAVRGDAGEQAFRRIATAVGKYWVTKRGPAFTAEALECLGGNGYVEDSGMPRHYREAPLLSVWEGSGNVNALDVLRALTREPATAEALFGELALAQGADARLDAAVARLRTRLGEATPAGARRLVEQMALALQGSLLVRYAPPAVADAFCATRLGGDWGHAFGTLPDGADLGGILERSLPDGSSRR; this is translated from the coding sequence ATGTCCCAGACACTCGCCCAGAGCCAGAGCAACCAGAGCCAGAGCCAGAGCCAGGACCGAGAACAAGACCAGGACCGGGACCAGGACCGGACGGAGCCGCAGTCGCCGTCGCAGTCGCAGTCGCCGTCACAGTCGTCGGCGCGCCCGTCGTCCGTCTCGTCGCAGGTGACGCACGACGTCACCAATCAGCCGCCGCCGCTCGCTCCGTACGACGCCGCCGAGGACGCCGCCCTGCTGGAGGGGCTGCGCCGGGAGGGCGCGGGGTGGGCGGAGGCGGACGTGCGCCGGATCGGTCTGCTGGCCGGCGGCGTCGAGGCGCAGGAGTGGGGCGAGCTGGCCAACCGGCACGAGCCCGTGCTGCGCACGCACGACCGGTACGGCCATCGCGTCGACGAGGTCGACTTCCATCCCAGCTGGCACGAGCTGATGCGGGTCGCCGTCGCCGAGGGGCTGGCCGGGGCGCCCTGGGCCGACGACCGGCCCGGCGCCCACGTGGCGCGTACCGCGGGCGGACTGGCGTGGGGGCACACGGACGCCGGGCACGGCTGCCCCACGTCGATGACGTACGCGGCCGTCCCCGCACTGCGCCGCCGGCCGGAGCTGGCCGCCGTCTACGAACCGCTGCTCACCGGCCGCGCGTACGACCCGGGGCTGCGACCGCCGGCCGAGAAGCGCGGGCTGCTCGCCGGCATGGGGATGACCGAGAAGCAGGGCGGCTCCGACGTCCGCACGAACACGACCGCGGCCACGCCGACGGCGGAGCCCGGGCTGTACACCCTGCGCGGGCACAAGTGGTTCACGTCTGCGCCCATGTGCGATCTGTTCCTGGTGCTGGCCCAGGCGCCGGGCGGCCTGTCCTGCTTCCTCGTGCCGCGCGTGCTGCCGGACGGCACGCGCAACACCTTCCGCGTCCAGCGGCTGAAGGAGAAGCTCGGCAACCGTTCCAACGCGTCCTCCGAGCCCGAGTTCGACGGGACCGTCGCGTGGCTGGTCGGGCCGGAGGGGCAGGGCGTCAAGACCATCATCGAGATGGTCAACTGCACGCGGCTGGACTGCGTGATGATGTCGGCGACGCTGATGCGCAAGACGCTCGTCGAGGCAGGGCATCATGTGCGCCACCGCAGCGCGTTCGGGGCGCGGCTGCTCGACCAGCCGTTGATGCGCAACGTCCTGGCCGATCTGGCGCTGGAATCGGAGGCAGCCACCACGCTCACGCTGCGGCTGGCGGGCGCGGCCGACCGCGCGGTGCGCGGAGACGCCGGCGAGCAGGCCTTCCGGCGGATCGCGACGGCCGTCGGCAAGTACTGGGTGACCAAGCGGGGGCCGGCCTTCACCGCCGAGGCACTGGAGTGTCTCGGCGGCAACGGCTATGTGGAGGACTCGGGCATGCCCCGGCACTACCGCGAAGCGCCCCTGCTGTCGGTCTGGGAGGGCTCGGGCAACGTCAACGCCCTCGATGTGCTGCGGGCGTTGACCCGCGAGCCGGCGACCGCGGAGGCCCTGTTCGGCGAACTCGCCCTGGCGCAGGGGGCGGACGCCCGTCTCGACGCGGCCGTCGCACGGCTGCGCACCCGGCTGGGAGAGGCGACGCCGGCCGGCGCCCGCCGGCTGGTCGAGCAGATGGCGCTCGCCCTCCAGGGTTCCCTCCTCGTCCGGTACGCCCCGCCGGCCGTCGCCGACGCCTTCTGCGCGACCCGGCTGGGCGGCGACTGGGGACACGCCTTCGGCACCCTTCCGGACGGCGCGGATCTCGGCGGAATCCTCGAGCGGAGCCTTCCGGACGGTTCCTCCCGCCGGTGA